One Tomitella gaofuii DNA segment encodes these proteins:
- a CDS encoding AMP-binding protein, producing the protein MAGLDTPLTPLRFLERSLEAHPDAEAIVDGPRRFSHREMADTVQRLAAGLRARGLAAGETVAVLAPNSAEALIAHYAVPLAGGVLVMMNTRLAVPEVRYILEHSGARFLFGDAELLAPVVAAGVPDGVGAVVVHPDAGGGPGALRTGGGPGADRVEAYADWIALAPAAPYAWEVDDETATIAVNYTSGTTGRPKGVMYTHRGAYLNALGEVVTQDLAPLTRYLWTLPMFHCNGWCTTWALTAVSGTHVCLRAVRGEDVWRLIGEERITRMAGAPTVLNTMAASSDARPMGGALSMVTAGAPPSPTIIAKFEALGITVVHVYGLTETYGPYSSCEPQPAWAGLPADERAALMARQGIGMVSGDRMRVVEQRPGDELVDVPRDGATMGEIVMRGNGVMKGYFRGDEATAEAFRGGWFHSGDLAVMHPDGYVQILDRAKDVVVSGGENISTIEVEQALLTHPAVRDVAVVGVPDEKWGERPKAFVVLADGADVAAVDLIDHVRARIARYKAPGAVEFVVELPTTSTGKIRKNALRDKEWEGRTSRVQG; encoded by the coding sequence ATGGCCGGCCTGGACACACCGCTCACCCCGCTGCGATTCCTGGAGCGCTCGCTCGAGGCGCACCCGGATGCCGAGGCGATCGTCGACGGACCGCGGCGGTTCAGCCATCGTGAGATGGCGGACACCGTGCAACGCCTGGCGGCGGGCCTGCGCGCCCGGGGCCTCGCCGCCGGGGAGACCGTGGCGGTGCTCGCGCCCAACAGTGCCGAAGCACTGATCGCGCATTACGCGGTGCCGCTGGCCGGCGGCGTACTGGTGATGATGAACACCCGGCTGGCCGTGCCCGAGGTCCGGTACATCCTCGAGCATTCCGGGGCTCGCTTCCTGTTCGGCGACGCCGAACTGCTCGCACCCGTGGTGGCGGCGGGGGTCCCGGACGGAGTGGGTGCCGTCGTGGTGCACCCGGACGCCGGCGGCGGCCCCGGCGCACTCCGGACCGGCGGTGGCCCGGGTGCGGACCGGGTCGAGGCGTACGCCGACTGGATCGCACTGGCCCCGGCGGCGCCGTACGCGTGGGAGGTGGACGACGAGACCGCGACCATCGCGGTCAACTACACCTCGGGCACCACCGGCCGGCCCAAGGGCGTGATGTACACGCACCGGGGCGCGTATCTGAACGCGCTGGGCGAGGTGGTCACGCAGGACCTCGCGCCGCTCACCCGGTACCTGTGGACGCTGCCGATGTTCCACTGCAACGGCTGGTGCACCACGTGGGCGCTCACGGCGGTCTCCGGAACGCACGTGTGCCTGCGTGCCGTGCGCGGCGAAGACGTCTGGCGGCTCATCGGCGAGGAACGCATCACGCGCATGGCCGGTGCGCCCACCGTTCTCAACACGATGGCGGCGTCCTCCGACGCGCGCCCGATGGGCGGCGCGTTGTCGATGGTGACGGCGGGGGCGCCGCCGTCGCCGACGATCATCGCGAAGTTCGAGGCCCTCGGCATCACCGTCGTCCACGTTTACGGGCTCACCGAGACGTACGGGCCCTACTCGTCGTGCGAGCCGCAGCCGGCGTGGGCGGGGCTGCCCGCGGACGAGCGTGCCGCGCTCATGGCGCGCCAGGGCATCGGCATGGTGAGCGGGGACCGGATGCGGGTCGTCGAACAGCGTCCGGGGGACGAACTGGTGGACGTGCCACGCGACGGCGCCACGATGGGCGAGATCGTCATGCGGGGCAATGGCGTGATGAAGGGCTACTTCCGCGGCGACGAGGCGACGGCCGAGGCGTTCCGCGGCGGATGGTTCCACTCGGGGGACCTGGCGGTCATGCACCCCGACGGGTACGTGCAGATCCTCGACCGCGCCAAGGACGTCGTCGTCTCCGGCGGCGAGAACATCTCGACCATCGAGGTGGAGCAGGCGCTGCTGACGCACCCGGCGGTGCGCGATGTGGCCGTCGTCGGGGTGCCCGACGAGAAATGGGGGGAACGGCCGAAGGCCTTCGTCGTGCTCGCGGACGGGGCCGACGTGGCGGCAGTCGATCTGATCGACCACGTCCGGGCCCGCATCGCGCGGTACAAGGCGCCGGGGGCGGTGGAGTTTGTGGTGGAACTGCCCACGACCTCGACCG
- a CDS encoding S1 family peptidase has translation MRRAWTAAAAAVVTAASAVSLAAPATAAPAQAVLGGGSGILLVDGAGDIAACTLTTIGQDGGGRLVGLTAGHCGDPGDAVVPEFGWDGTPVGTIVDEYPALDVAVVQFDPALVVPVNEVGGITITRTGSPVNFPGVACKDGRTTGVTCGVTWLTDTVRHETWTQICVMEGDSGAPVVVGTTLVGMVNAFIQVPCLSPTVGTTMVAALDAINAAGGVGAGFRPI, from the coding sequence ATGCGCAGGGCGTGGACGGCCGCGGCCGCGGCGGTCGTCACGGCGGCATCGGCGGTCTCGCTGGCCGCGCCCGCCACGGCCGCACCGGCCCAGGCGGTATTGGGCGGCGGCTCCGGGATCCTCCTGGTGGACGGGGCGGGCGACATCGCGGCATGCACGCTCACGACGATCGGGCAGGACGGCGGCGGCCGGCTCGTGGGCCTCACCGCCGGGCACTGCGGCGACCCGGGCGACGCGGTGGTGCCGGAGTTCGGCTGGGACGGCACACCGGTCGGCACGATCGTCGACGAGTACCCGGCGCTCGACGTCGCCGTCGTGCAGTTCGACCCCGCGTTGGTCGTCCCCGTCAACGAGGTGGGCGGCATCACGATCACGCGCACCGGCAGCCCCGTCAACTTTCCCGGCGTCGCCTGCAAGGACGGGCGCACCACCGGCGTCACGTGCGGCGTCACCTGGCTCACCGACACCGTGCGGCACGAGACCTGGACCCAGATCTGCGTCATGGAGGGCGATTCCGGCGCGCCCGTGGTGGTCGGCACGACCCTCGTCGGCATGGTCAACGCCTTCATCCAGGTGCCCTGCCTGAGCCCCACCGTGGGCACCACCATGGTCGCGGCGCTGGACGCGATCAACGCCGCCGGCGGTGTCGGCGCCGGGTTCCGGCCCATCTGA
- a CDS encoding PH domain-containing protein, translating into MSPSHDVPPDDTPAEEQPPAAPAPAVFRIPGSGYFVVACLAALILIPVLNWPAYTGWLLLIPVFLAWWVARMRTTVSPAGAEVRTTTGHRSVPWDQVRGVVFPHPRVFGISWARAYLRDGTVVRLSAVTWNDIPRVSQASGGRLPDPTVLRSQAPADDPGDDAPARADRVEEDPE; encoded by the coding sequence GTGTCGCCCTCGCATGACGTTCCCCCCGATGATACCCCGGCGGAAGAACAGCCCCCCGCCGCTCCCGCGCCCGCGGTGTTCCGCATCCCCGGCAGCGGCTACTTCGTCGTCGCCTGCCTGGCCGCCCTCATCCTCATCCCCGTCCTGAACTGGCCGGCCTACACGGGCTGGCTGCTGCTCATTCCGGTATTCCTCGCGTGGTGGGTGGCGCGCATGCGCACCACCGTCTCGCCCGCCGGGGCGGAGGTCCGCACCACCACCGGCCACCGATCCGTGCCGTGGGACCAGGTGCGCGGCGTCGTGTTCCCGCACCCGCGGGTGTTCGGCATCAGCTGGGCGCGCGCGTATCTGCGCGACGGGACGGTGGTGCGGCTGTCCGCCGTCACCTGGAACGACATCCCACGGGTCTCGCAGGCCAGCGGAGGGCGCCTCCCCGACCCCACCGTGCTGCGCTCGCAGGCGCCGGCCGACGACCCCGGCGACGACGCCCCGGCCCGCGCCGACCGGGTCGAAGAGGACCCCGAGTAA
- the serA gene encoding phosphoglycerate dehydrogenase, which yields MTQSGRPVVLIADKLAQSTVEALGGDVEVRWVDGPHRPELLAAVPDADALLVRSATTVDAEVLAAAPNLKIVGRAGVGLDNVDIPAATERGVMVVNAPTSNIHSAAEHAIALLMSTARQIPAADKTLRDGEWKRSSFNGVELLDKTVGIVGLGRIGQLVAQRLAAFETKIVAYDPYLPAARAAQLGIELLSLDELLARADMITVHLPKTPETKGLIGAEQLAGIKEGAIIVNAARGGLIDEDALHDAIVSGRVRGAGFDVYATEPCTDSPLFALDQVVVTPHLGASTAEAQDRAGTDVAKSVLLALAGEFVPDAVNVSGGPVGEEVSPWLELVRKLGLVAGILSEGAPSTVQVDVRGELSSATVEILGLAALRGMFSAITDDAVTFVNAPQMAEQRGVTVSVDTHTESSTHRSVVEVKAVTADGGVVSVAGALTGLQQVEKLVRINGRSFDIRAEGNNVLISYADAPGALGKIGTVLGDAGIDIQAAALSHDAEGTGATIILRLSETASDDVLTGLKDAVSASRVEQVELS from the coding sequence GTGACCCAGTCAGGCCGTCCCGTAGTCCTGATCGCAGACAAGCTGGCCCAGTCGACCGTCGAGGCGCTCGGGGGAGATGTCGAGGTCCGCTGGGTCGATGGTCCCCATCGGCCCGAGCTGCTCGCCGCGGTCCCGGATGCGGACGCGCTGCTGGTGCGCTCCGCGACGACGGTGGATGCCGAGGTGCTCGCCGCGGCCCCCAACCTGAAGATCGTGGGACGCGCCGGGGTGGGCCTGGACAACGTCGACATCCCCGCCGCCACCGAGCGCGGCGTGATGGTGGTCAACGCGCCCACCTCCAACATCCATTCCGCGGCGGAGCACGCGATCGCGCTGCTCATGTCCACGGCGCGGCAGATTCCTGCGGCGGACAAGACGCTGCGCGACGGTGAGTGGAAGCGCAGCAGCTTCAACGGCGTCGAGCTGCTCGACAAGACCGTCGGCATCGTCGGCCTCGGGCGCATCGGCCAGCTGGTGGCGCAGCGGCTGGCGGCGTTCGAAACCAAGATCGTCGCCTACGACCCCTACCTGCCGGCCGCGCGCGCCGCGCAGCTCGGGATCGAACTGCTCAGCCTGGACGAGCTCCTCGCGCGCGCGGACATGATCACCGTGCACCTGCCGAAGACGCCGGAGACCAAGGGCCTCATCGGCGCGGAGCAGCTGGCGGGCATCAAGGAGGGCGCCATCATCGTCAACGCCGCGCGCGGCGGCCTCATCGACGAGGACGCCCTGCACGACGCCATCGTCTCCGGGCGGGTGCGCGGCGCCGGATTCGACGTCTACGCCACCGAGCCGTGCACGGATTCCCCGCTGTTCGCCCTGGACCAGGTGGTGGTGACCCCGCACCTGGGCGCGTCCACCGCGGAGGCGCAGGACCGCGCGGGCACGGACGTCGCCAAGTCCGTGCTGCTGGCGCTGGCCGGCGAGTTCGTCCCCGACGCCGTCAACGTCTCCGGAGGCCCTGTGGGCGAGGAGGTCTCGCCCTGGCTCGAGCTGGTGCGCAAGCTCGGCCTGGTCGCCGGGATCCTCTCGGAGGGCGCGCCCAGCACGGTGCAGGTGGACGTGCGCGGCGAGCTGTCCTCCGCCACCGTCGAGATCCTCGGGCTCGCCGCGCTGCGCGGCATGTTCTCGGCGATCACCGACGACGCGGTCACCTTCGTCAACGCGCCGCAGATGGCCGAGCAGCGCGGCGTCACCGTCAGCGTGGACACGCACACCGAGAGCAGCACGCACCGCAGCGTGGTGGAGGTCAAGGCCGTCACGGCGGACGGCGGCGTGGTGTCGGTGGCGGGCGCGCTCACTGGGCTGCAGCAGGTGGAGAAGCTGGTCAGGATCAACGGCCGCAGCTTCGACATCCGCGCCGAGGGCAACAACGTGCTCATCAGCTACGCGGACGCCCCGGGCGCGCTGGGCAAGATCGGCACGGTGCTGGGCGACGCGGGCATCGACATCCAGGCCGCGGCCCTCTCGCACGACGCGGAGGGCACCGGTGCCACGATCATCCTGCGGCTCTCCGAGACGGCGTCCGACGACGTGCTCACCGGCCTCAAGGACGCCGTGTCCGCCTCCCGCGTCGAGCAGGTCGAGCTGTCCTGA
- a CDS encoding acetolactate synthase large subunit has translation MSAPTARPQPQPRKATSTSADDSTSDGTLVAAQETAAAVSGRRTVPPEIVTGAQSVVRSLEELGVDTVFGIPGGAILPVYDPLFDSQRVRHVLVRHEQGAGHAATGFAQATGRVGVCMATSGPGATNLVTPLADAQMDSVPVVAITGQVARTLIGSDGFQEADIAGITMPVTKHNFLIGDAADIPRVIAEAFHIASSGRPGAVLVDIPKDVLQAQTTFIWPPEMNLPGYRPVTKPHVKQVREAARLIAAAKAPVLYVGGGIIKAEASAELLELAELTGIPVVTTLMARGAFPDSHPQHCGMPGMHGAVSAVAALQRADLLVTLGARFDDRVTGKLDSFAPHAKVVHADIDPAEIGKNRHADVPIVGDCREVIVELLRAIREERTSAPAPDLSEWWAYLDGLRATYPLSYDRPADGALSPEYVIEAVGKAAGPDAVYVAGVGQHQMWAAQFVHYEKPRTWLNSGGLGTMGYAIPAALGAKMGMPDTEVWAIDGDGCFQMTNQELATAAIEGVPIKVALINNGNLGMVRQWQTLFYEERYSNTDLATHSRRIPDFVALAEALGCVGLRCEREEDVEAVIAQARAIDDRPVVIDFIVGADAQVWPMVASGTGNDQIMAARDIRPLFDDDETAEPAAIEAAAEAQDRHRLTAAGGETAQTETEGTDK, from the coding sequence GTGAGCGCACCCACCGCGCGGCCGCAGCCGCAGCCGCGGAAGGCCACGTCCACCAGTGCCGATGATTCGACGTCCGACGGCACGCTCGTCGCCGCCCAGGAGACCGCCGCGGCGGTCTCCGGCCGCCGCACCGTGCCCCCGGAGATCGTGACCGGCGCGCAGTCGGTCGTCCGGTCGCTCGAGGAGCTCGGCGTCGACACGGTCTTCGGCATTCCGGGCGGTGCGATCCTGCCGGTCTACGATCCGCTGTTCGACTCGCAGCGCGTGCGCCACGTCCTCGTCCGGCATGAGCAGGGCGCCGGCCACGCGGCCACGGGGTTCGCCCAGGCCACGGGTCGCGTCGGAGTGTGCATGGCGACGTCCGGGCCGGGCGCGACCAACCTGGTGACCCCGTTGGCGGACGCGCAGATGGACTCGGTGCCGGTGGTGGCGATCACCGGCCAGGTGGCGCGGACCCTCATCGGCAGCGACGGGTTCCAGGAGGCCGACATCGCGGGAATCACCATGCCCGTGACCAAGCACAACTTCCTCATCGGCGACGCGGCGGACATCCCCCGGGTGATCGCCGAGGCGTTCCACATCGCGTCGTCGGGCCGGCCGGGTGCGGTGCTCGTGGACATTCCCAAGGACGTGCTGCAGGCGCAGACCACCTTCATCTGGCCACCGGAGATGAACCTGCCCGGGTACCGCCCGGTCACCAAACCCCACGTCAAGCAGGTGCGGGAGGCGGCGCGGCTCATCGCCGCCGCCAAGGCGCCCGTGCTCTACGTGGGCGGCGGCATCATCAAGGCGGAGGCCTCGGCGGAACTGCTGGAGCTGGCCGAGCTCACCGGCATCCCCGTGGTCACCACGCTCATGGCGCGCGGCGCCTTCCCGGACAGCCACCCCCAGCACTGCGGCATGCCCGGCATGCACGGGGCCGTGTCCGCGGTGGCGGCGCTGCAGCGCGCAGACCTGCTCGTCACCCTCGGCGCCCGGTTCGACGACCGCGTCACCGGCAAGCTCGATTCGTTCGCGCCGCATGCCAAGGTGGTCCACGCGGACATCGATCCGGCCGAGATCGGCAAGAACCGGCACGCGGACGTCCCCATCGTCGGCGACTGCCGCGAGGTGATCGTCGAGCTGCTGCGCGCCATCCGCGAGGAGCGCACGTCCGCGCCCGCGCCGGACCTGTCCGAGTGGTGGGCCTACCTCGACGGCCTGCGGGCGACGTACCCGTTGAGCTACGACCGGCCGGCCGACGGCGCGCTGTCCCCCGAGTACGTCATCGAGGCGGTCGGCAAGGCCGCCGGTCCGGACGCCGTCTACGTGGCCGGCGTGGGGCAGCACCAGATGTGGGCCGCGCAGTTCGTGCACTACGAGAAGCCGCGCACGTGGCTCAACTCGGGCGGTCTGGGGACCATGGGCTACGCCATCCCGGCGGCGCTCGGCGCCAAGATGGGCATGCCGGACACCGAGGTGTGGGCCATCGACGGCGACGGCTGCTTCCAGATGACCAACCAGGAGCTGGCCACCGCCGCCATCGAGGGGGTGCCGATCAAGGTCGCGCTGATCAACAACGGCAACCTGGGCATGGTCCGCCAGTGGCAGACGCTCTTCTACGAGGAGCGGTACTCCAACACCGACCTGGCCACGCACTCGCGGCGCATCCCCGATTTCGTCGCCCTCGCCGAGGCGCTGGGCTGCGTGGGACTGCGGTGCGAACGCGAGGAGGACGTCGAGGCGGTGATCGCGCAGGCCCGCGCCATCGACGACCGCCCGGTGGTCATCGACTTCATCGTGGGCGCCGACGCCCAGGTGTGGCCGATGGTCGCCTCCGGCACCGGGAACGACCAGATCATGGCGGCCCGCGACATCCGGCCGCTGTTCGACGACGACGAGACCGCGGAGCCGGCCGCCATCGAGGCGGCCGCCGAGGCGCAGGATCGGCACCGGCTCACCGCCGCCGGCGGCGAGACGGCGCAGACCGAGACGGAGGGAACCGACAAGTGA
- a CDS encoding 3-isopropylmalate dehydrogenase yields the protein MKLAVIAGDGIGPEVVGQALGALRTVVPGVETTEYDLGAQRYHRTGELMPDGVLDEIRGHDAILLGAIGDPSVPSGVLERGLLLNTRFALDHHVNLRPSKLYAGVTSPLSGTPTIDFLVVREGTEGPYTGTGGAIRVDTPHEVATEVSTNTRFGVERVVRYAFEKASARRGRLTLVHKNNVLAYAGTLWTRTVEEVGAEYPDVERAYMHVDAATIHMVTDPGRFDVIVTDNLFGDIITDLAAAVSGGIGLAASGNIDATGTNPSMFEPVHGSAPDIAGQDKADPTAAILSASLLLEHLGRTEESARIEQAVAADLRERTGSAGTAETGERIIARI from the coding sequence ATGAAACTCGCCGTCATCGCAGGCGACGGGATCGGCCCCGAGGTGGTCGGCCAGGCCCTGGGGGCGCTGCGTACCGTGGTTCCGGGCGTGGAGACCACCGAGTACGACCTGGGCGCCCAGCGGTATCACCGCACCGGGGAGCTCATGCCGGACGGCGTGCTCGACGAGATCCGCGGGCACGACGCGATCCTGCTCGGCGCGATCGGCGACCCGTCCGTGCCCAGCGGCGTGCTCGAGCGCGGCCTGCTGCTCAATACGCGGTTCGCGCTGGACCACCACGTGAACCTGCGCCCGTCCAAGCTGTACGCGGGCGTGACGAGCCCGCTGTCCGGGACGCCGACGATCGACTTCCTCGTCGTCCGCGAGGGCACCGAGGGGCCCTACACCGGCACGGGCGGCGCCATCCGGGTGGATACGCCGCACGAGGTCGCCACCGAGGTCAGCACCAACACCCGGTTCGGTGTGGAGCGCGTGGTGCGCTACGCGTTCGAGAAGGCGTCCGCGCGCCGGGGACGCCTCACGTTGGTGCACAAGAACAACGTGCTGGCCTACGCGGGCACGTTGTGGACCCGCACGGTCGAGGAGGTCGGCGCCGAGTACCCGGATGTGGAGCGGGCGTACATGCACGTCGACGCCGCCACCATCCACATGGTGACCGACCCGGGACGGTTCGACGTGATCGTCACCGACAACCTGTTCGGGGACATCATCACCGACCTCGCGGCCGCGGTCAGTGGCGGCATCGGGCTGGCGGCCAGCGGCAACATCGACGCCACAGGCACCAATCCGAGCATGTTCGAGCCGGTGCACGGCAGTGCTCCGGACATCGCCGGTCAGGACAAGGCCGACCCCACCGCCGCGATCCTGTCGGCCTCACTGCTGCTCGAACACCTCGGACGCACCGAGGAGTCCGCACGCATCGAGCAGGCCGTCGCCGCGGACCTGCGCGAGCGCACGGGGTCCGCGGGCACCGCGGAGACGGGCGAACGCATCATCGCGCGCATCTGA
- a CDS encoding fumarylacetoacetate hydrolase family protein, translating to MRLGRVISTDGVAFVKIDDGDVDMTSGRVPAEMRAHEIKDHPFGTPTFTGRSWSLAEVRLLAPILASKVICVGKNYADHAAEMGSEPPADPVIFIKPSTSIIGPDVPINRPPTSQEVHYEGELAVVIGQVAKSVPAERALEVVLGYTCANDVTARDQQRHDGQWTRAKGHDSFCPMGPWIETDLDASAVRLRTTLDGEVVQDSNTSLLLHDIPTLIAWISDVMTLLPGDVILTGTPAGVGPMSAGQTVGVAVDGIGLLRNPVADRA from the coding sequence ATGCGACTGGGACGAGTGATCAGCACGGACGGTGTCGCCTTCGTCAAGATCGACGACGGCGACGTGGACATGACCAGCGGCCGCGTGCCCGCCGAGATGCGCGCGCACGAGATCAAGGACCACCCGTTCGGCACCCCCACGTTCACCGGCCGCAGCTGGTCGCTGGCGGAGGTCCGGCTGCTGGCGCCGATCCTCGCCAGCAAGGTCATCTGCGTCGGCAAGAACTACGCAGACCACGCTGCCGAGATGGGCAGCGAGCCACCGGCGGACCCGGTGATCTTCATCAAGCCGTCCACCTCGATCATCGGGCCGGACGTGCCGATCAACCGGCCGCCGACCTCCCAGGAGGTCCACTACGAGGGCGAACTCGCCGTCGTCATCGGCCAGGTGGCCAAGTCGGTGCCGGCCGAGCGTGCGCTGGAGGTGGTGCTGGGGTACACCTGCGCCAACGACGTCACCGCCCGCGACCAGCAGCGCCACGACGGCCAGTGGACCCGCGCCAAGGGGCACGACTCGTTCTGCCCCATGGGCCCCTGGATCGAAACCGACCTCGACGCCTCCGCGGTGCGCCTGCGCACGACGCTCGACGGGGAGGTGGTGCAGGACTCGAACACGTCGCTGCTGCTGCATGACATCCCGACCCTCATCGCCTGGATCTCGGACGTGATGACCTTGCTGCCCGGCGACGTCATCCTCACGGGCACGCCCGCCGGGGTGGGGCCGATGTCGGCCGGGCAGACGGTGGGCGTGGCGGTCGACGGCATCGGCCTGCTGCGCAACCCCGTCGCCGACCGGGCCTGA
- the ilvC gene encoding ketol-acid reductoisomerase gives MAVEIFYDDDADLSIIQGRKVAVIGHGSQGHAHSLSLRDSGVDVRIGLKEGSKSRAKAEEQGLTVGTPAEVSAWADVIMLLAPDTAQASIFTNDIEPNLKDGDALLFGHGLNIHFELIKPAANITIGMVAPKGPGHLVRRQFVDGKGVPCLIAVQQDPKGEGQALCLSYARGIGGTRAGTIKTTFKEETETDLFGEQAVLCGGTEKLVQTGFEVMVEAGYAPEMAYFEVLHELKLIVDLMYEGGIARMNYSVSDTAEFGGYLSGPRVIDESTKERMREVLADIQSGEFVKRLVANVEGGNKELEALRKENAEHQIEVVGGKLRSLMSWVDRPITETA, from the coding sequence GTGGCAGTCGAGATCTTCTACGACGACGATGCCGATCTGTCGATCATCCAGGGCCGCAAGGTCGCTGTGATCGGCCACGGCAGCCAGGGGCACGCGCACTCGCTGAGCCTGCGCGACTCCGGCGTGGACGTGCGCATCGGCCTCAAGGAGGGGTCCAAGTCGCGGGCCAAGGCGGAGGAGCAGGGGCTCACGGTCGGCACCCCCGCGGAGGTCAGCGCGTGGGCCGACGTCATCATGCTGCTCGCGCCGGACACCGCGCAGGCGTCGATCTTCACCAATGACATCGAGCCCAACCTCAAGGACGGCGACGCGCTGCTGTTCGGGCACGGCCTCAACATCCACTTCGAGCTGATCAAGCCGGCGGCGAACATCACCATCGGCATGGTCGCGCCCAAGGGTCCCGGCCACCTGGTGCGCCGCCAGTTCGTCGACGGCAAGGGCGTCCCCTGCCTCATCGCCGTCCAGCAGGACCCCAAGGGTGAGGGCCAGGCGCTGTGCCTGTCCTACGCCCGGGGCATCGGCGGCACGCGCGCCGGCACGATCAAGACCACCTTCAAGGAAGAGACCGAGACCGACCTGTTCGGCGAGCAGGCGGTGCTGTGCGGCGGCACGGAGAAGCTGGTGCAGACCGGCTTCGAGGTGATGGTCGAGGCCGGCTACGCGCCGGAGATGGCCTACTTCGAGGTGCTGCACGAGCTCAAGCTCATCGTCGACCTGATGTACGAGGGCGGCATCGCGCGGATGAACTACTCGGTGTCCGACACCGCGGAGTTCGGCGGCTACCTGTCCGGTCCGCGCGTCATCGACGAGTCCACCAAGGAGCGCATGCGCGAGGTGCTCGCCGACATCCAGTCGGGCGAGTTCGTCAAGCGCCTCGTCGCCAACGTCGAGGGCGGCAACAAGGAGCTCGAGGCGCTGCGCAAGGAGAACGCCGAGCACCAGATCGAGGTCGTCGGCGGCAAGCTGCGCAGCCTCATGAGCTGGGTCGACCGCCCCATCACCGAGACGGCCTGA
- the ilvN gene encoding acetolactate synthase small subunit gives MSTTHTLSVLVEDKPGVLARVSSLFSRRGYNIASLAVGSTEVPGISRMTIVVTVEDFPLEQVTKQLNKLVNVIKIVEQDPANSVARELVMIKVRADATVRSQVIEAVGLFRAKVIDASPEALTIEATGTRDKLEALMRMLDDYGIREIVQSGVVAVGRGPKSITATR, from the coding sequence GTGAGCACCACCCACACGCTGAGCGTCCTGGTCGAGGACAAGCCGGGCGTGCTCGCGCGCGTGTCGTCGCTGTTCTCGCGGCGCGGCTACAACATCGCCTCGCTCGCGGTCGGCAGCACCGAGGTGCCGGGCATCTCACGGATGACGATCGTCGTGACGGTCGAGGACTTCCCGCTCGAGCAGGTGACCAAGCAGCTCAACAAGCTCGTCAACGTCATCAAGATCGTCGAGCAGGACCCGGCCAACTCGGTGGCCCGCGAGCTCGTGATGATCAAGGTCCGCGCCGACGCCACCGTGCGCTCACAGGTGATCGAGGCGGTGGGCCTGTTCCGCGCCAAGGTCATCGACGCGTCGCCGGAGGCGCTCACCATCGAGGCCACCGGCACGCGCGACAAACTCGAGGCCTTGATGCGGATGCTCGACGACTACGGCATCCGCGAGATCGTCCAGTCCGGGGTGGTCGCGGTGGGCCGCGGCCCCAAGTCGATCACGGCGACCCGATAG